The genomic region GACTGAACAAGGGGGTATGGTCCAAGGAGGAGTGCGTCGTGCTCACCCGGCAGTGTGAGTCTGCGGTTGGGGCTGCTGTCtgggggggcaggaggcaggaagggccTCACACAATCCAAAAAGCATCAGTTGAGGACCACTGAGGCCAGGGGCACTCCCCCATAGGGCCCTATGAGAAAGCTcctattgtccccattttagagatgcgGGACCTGAGGCTCTGTGGGTCTGAACAGCTTTCTAGGGCATGGTGGCAGAGCGGGTCTCTTGATTCTGCCGGTGCTGGTGTTCTGCTTGAGCACAGTTGTGCTTCCCAAGAACCGctaccccacccctccctgccccaggcccactCTGTCAGCTGTGGTAGTTCCTGGTTGTTACATCCCTCTGTCTTTTCTTGAGGCTGGGCACAGAGCGCCTTCTCcttgtctcccctccccattGGAACTGAGCTGACCCCTGCCAGAGCTGCTAAAGCCAGGCTCTCCGCcggtgctggggaggggagggaggggagggaggggagaggccctGGGATGTGAAGGCCATGGTCTTGTCCATGAGGATCTTACCGTCTGGCTGGGGAGACAGGGCATGCCCAGAGGAAGCTGTAAATAGCAATTCAGGGCAGCATATGCCCCAACCAGTCATGCCAGGCCAGCAAGGCCCAGCAAAGACAAGAGTGACTCCCTATATTTCTACATTTCAGTTCATGAAGGACACTCACAAGTTCATTGTCATTTAGCCTCACTCTCATTTTAGGCACTCTCATTAAGGCACTATCCCTGTGTCAGGCAGCCTTAAGAGCTTTTTTAACATTCACTCACTGGTAGAAGAACTAAGTTTTGTGGACAGGTGTGGCTTCAAATCTCAGCTTTACCACTTACGAGGTATATGATCTTGGGTAAGTTACGTAAACTCTCTAGGCCCCGGGATCCTATTCTGTATAGGGATGATCACAGTACTCACCTCCTAAGGTTGTTATAAGGATCAGGTAACATAAGTTAAGGGAGGTGGTGGATGATCAGTGCTGTGTACTTCACAATCATGTGGTAGGcactattatttttcccattttatagatggagaaactgaggctcagagcggCTGAgtcagtggtggagctgggactgGCACCAGGCCTCCATTCTTACCTGCTGTCCCATCCTGCCCCCCGTTCCACGTGCTGTGGTGTGAGTTGTGTGCAGAGCTAGAGGCAGAGTTGGTGGGTCTAGTGAGAGAATCCCTTCAGGACAGAGGCTGGAAGGCCAGGCAGGGATTTCCAAGGATCCAGAAGCATGTGGTTGTGGCCTGGAGGGGGTCACCGGGGGCCACTGACTGAGTGGCTCCTGAGAGTGGCCGTGGATTCCCGGGATCCAGGTCACAGACACATCTCTCTGGGCCTGCAGATTTCACCACAACCAACCTCAGCATCTTCTTCACCTTCGTCCTGCTTCTGTGCGGAGCCCTGGCCTACTGCCTGGCCCTCCATCTGTACGTGTGGCGCCGGAGGAAGCTGCCCACCGTCCTGGTGAGTCTCGGGGGGGAGGCCACTGGCCCATCCTTCCTCACCATAGCAGGACTCCAGGAGACCGGGGCTCCCTCCCAGACAGTCCCTTCCCTCAGCCCTGACATTATCAGGAAGCCCCTTCATCAAGGAtcgtggggacagagggagggctTAAATGCAAAGCCCAGTGCTGAGAACATTGCCTTCTAAGGGCCCCCGATAAGACACATACTGAGTAGTCCCAACCCCCCACGTGCCATTTTGTTACACTTTACTAACAATTGGCCATGGGCCAGCCCCTGTGCATCAGTAACCTCTGAAGTAGGTGgggttattatcctcattttacaagggaggaaactgaggcagagagcgattttttttttgcccatgcACGGGGGCCAGGGAGCCAGGAGAAGTCAGGAAGAGCCCAGTCTTTCCCACCCCTGCCAGCTGGTGATGATGAGTGCTCCAGAAGAGGAAGAACACGGGGCTGGAAGCCCAGGCCTAGGGCTACTGCCAGAGTGGCAGGGAGCAGAATGAGGGGTGCTGCCCGGGAGGAGGGGTTGTGGAGGCGGCCAgggtctctgcctccctcccagggcaTTTCCTCTTGCCACACAGTGCGGGCAACTGCTGCACTTGTGCTAAGCCAGCCTCCAGAATGCAGCTCGCAGCACTGAGCAGCATGTCCAAACCTCTGCCTGGCCCACCTAGGATTCAGGCTGCTCCAGAGGTTGCCGCCACACCCCCACAGTGGCCATCACTGTGAGGGCCACGGGCTCTGCTGGGAAGGACCGGCTCCATCGGGGAGGACCTTCAGTTGGGAGGGCTACCCCCCCAAGAGGGATCCCAGGATTTCTAGGAAAATAAGGAGAGAGACACCCTCCGGAATTATGTTGAGTAAGAACTCTAGGGAGTGGGGATGTGGGGAGAGAAGGGACCACCTGGCCTAattagggtctttgtctggcagCAAAGGACTATGTTCCTAGCTCCAGTGCCCTGATTAGAGTGGTATGATGAAGAGCCTTACAGGATTAAAAAGTTCTTCCTGTGTCTAACTGAAGTGTGTAACTCATtgtcccttctctgtgctctggGGAGATTCCGTTCCACAAACATGTATGCATCGGCCTGTTTAACAAGTGCTCTGAGCATGTTCTATATGCAGGGCCTGGAACCAGGATGGGGCCTGCCCTCAGGGACGGATGACGACAAagcaaaggggtgggggaggctggtcCTGGTAACTGTCTGTAGCGGGGATTCCTCGGTGGGCGTCAGAGCATCTAGGAAGAGATCAGTGAAGTGGCCGTTGAGCTACAGTTATTGAGCACCAACGACAGGCCACATGTGGTCCGGGAAGAAGCTGATTCATGCGGCCCTTGGTCCCAAGGGGCTTGATTACAGCCCGGTAGGGCAGCCAGCGTAGAATCTATTACTTCTAGTGCAAGCCAGGGAAATAGGCCCAGGTGCAAAATGCCAAAGGAGACAACACAGCCTCTGGGTTTTCATTCCTCTGTGCCATTTGGATCACAGAAGTGAGCTCTCCTTGAGAATGTTTTCCTTCTCAAGATAAATGCAGCCCAGTTGCCTTCACCTAATGATGGTGGTCATTACTAACTTCATGAATAACTTCGAGTGCACAGAGCACTTTCACATTCATATGCTTATTCCCACTCATGCGCTGTTCTGATCTGCTCTTTGGACAAATGGGGATTTCAGATCAGGACAGTGGAGTACAAATCGCAGGTTTGTTCTCTGCCGCTGTGACTTTGTGCaagtcatttcacttctctgaagTTCGATTCTCTCCTTAGATTGGAGAGTAAAATTCAATTTGCCCAATATTTACCGAGTGCTTtctttgtaccaggcactgttctaagcacttgcCATGCATTAACTACAACATGAGGAGGCTGGTACTGTcactatttctgttttataggCGAGGAACTAAAGCACAAAGAGGGCAAATAATTCAGCCAAGGCGACACGGCTGATacaaggcagagctgggatttgaaccatgCAGTCTGGCTCTAGAAACAGATTATCCTTAATCACCAACCTGTGTGATATTCATAGGAACTCAACTAATTTAGAGTTGCATTCAAGTCCAAACTTACAAAGGGAATGAGGGCAGGTGTGCTCAGTGAGTCAGTAAGTCGGTCAACGAACTTTAAGAGAGCCTCCTATGTGCCAGCTCAGTTGGAACAGAGTGGCAGACAAAAAACTAGACAGCTcctgtcctcaagaagcttatATTCTGCTGGGTGTGGGGAGTAAGTGTGGCTAGAGAGCAGGTTGTGGTGggaggcagaaaataaatttaaaaatttcaggaaCCAAGTGCCAGGAAGAAGTAAAGGAGGTGAATGTAGAGAGTGTCGCAGCACTGCCTTAGCCAGGATGATCGGGAAGGCCTCTCTGGAGAAACATCTGAGCTGAGACCCGAATGTTAAAACGACACAGCCAGAGAAGGCGCTGAGAGAAGTGTTCCTAACCACAGGgcatagcatgtgcaaaggccctgagagcACTGAGCTGATGCATGAGCAGGAAGAACCCCAGTGTGGCTGAGACGGAACAGCTAGTGGGAGAGGGATTAAGTGACTTTCCCTGGGACTCCAGGCAGGTTGTGGGGAGCAGCTCCTCCCCTGCTGCTAGTTCTGTGCTCGTTCCATTGCCCCACGTGGCAGCCACCCTGTATTTGCGCAAGTCACTTAATTTGGTGAACTTTGGAGAAGTTAATTTGGTGTCTCACatccagcattttaaaaaatgaaatggacaagCGAGGATAATGGAGGGGACAGGATGGGACAGGGTAGGACAGACTAGAACAGGAGAGAGGAGGAGTGTAGATCACGGGACCCAGCTAGTAAAAAGTATTCTCTCGTGAAACTGCTTTCAGTTTATGGGATATCCATATACAGGCAATCATGGAACACATTTCTTATTTGGGATCATAGTCTAAAGAAGTTTGAAACACACCTCTAGATCTATCTAGATGAGTCCAGCTTGCTCTCAGGTTTGGAAAGGACTGTGCTGGGGCTGAGAACATATACCGTTCCCGGCCAGCTCCCGTTCTGCCTGCCGTTCCATCTGGGCTGCGAGCGTGCAGGCCTGAGCCAAACTCAGAATCGCACTAAGAGGAAAGGTCGAttctgaaatgaaacaaaaagggcAAGTGGCTCTGTGGGCTCCTCGGTTAGAGCAGAACCTTCTCGAGCCCGCCCCCTGGCCCCAGGGCCAAACCTGCAACGCTGGAGAGGGTTCCCGCAGGTAACCCTCgcttctctcactctgccctcttCTCTCCAGGTCTTCGAGAAGCCCCAGGCCTCCAGCTTTGTCAGCCAGCTTCCCTGTCCCGAGCCCCAGGACGCCATCCATCCCCTGGACGAGGAGGCCTTCCCCCAAGTGTCCCCAGAGCTGAAGAACTCGGAACTGCACGGCAGCACAGACAGTGGCTTTGGCAGTGCCAAGCCATCCCTGCAAAATGAAGAGCTCCagttcctcctccctgccccccacccccaggctggggGCACCGCGGGCAAGGGGGCGCCCCTGGAGCTGGAgggcagcagcggcagcagcagcagcacggACAGCGGGATCTGCCTGCAGGAGCCCGGCCTGAGTCCCAGCACTGGCCCCAGCTGGGAGCGGCAGGTGGGGGACAGCAGCCCCGGCCAGGATGACAGTGGCATCGGCCTAGTCCAAAACTCTGAGGGGCAGCCTGGGGACGGGCAGGGTGGCTCCGCCTTGGGCCCTGTCAATGCCGCCGGGCCTGAGGAGCCTGAGGAAGAAGACCCAGCCTCAGTGGCATTCCGGGGCTACCTGAAGCAGACCAGATGCACAGAGGAGAAAGCAGCCAAGACAGGCTGCCTGGAGGAAGAGCCCTCCTCGACAGATAGCCTTGGCCCCAGGTTCAGGATGTGCCTGGATGCCGAGGCAGGCTGGCCTCTACCAGTGCTGGCCAAGGGCTATTTGAAACAGGACCCAGGAATGACTGTCACTCCCTCGGGGACCTCAACTGTACAGTGGGACCAGCCAACGGAGGAATGGTCTCTCCTGGGCTTGACCAGCTGTGCTGACCTAGGAGCATCTGACTGGAGCTTGGCCCATGATCTTGCCCCTATGGACCGTGTGGCAGCCCCAGGTGGTCTCCTGGGCAGTTTTGACTCAAACCTGGTCACCCTGCCACTGATCTCCAGCCTCCACTCCAATGAGTGACTCAGGCTAAGGGGCTGCTTTTGATTTCAGCCACGAGGGCCCCCCGGGATCAGAAGTGACGCATGAGGCCAGTGTGAGCCCTCATTGGCAAGCCCAGTGGGGCCAGCCCTTGCCAGGCCCAGCAGGGCTGGCTAAGGGgcccagggcagagagagactaTCCTGCTAAACTACTGCAGGCTGTATGGGTGGCGTCGGCCTGGGCTGCTGGAGGGCTCCAAAGACTCGGCAGAGCCAGGAAGGGCCGGGCGGAGATCTCCCTCCTCCGGGCTCTTCCTGTGCTGTAACAGATTATTTGCTCTGGGGAATCACTGGTTTTCTGGAATTGTGGGGAGGCCCAAGCTGCAGTCAGTAAGGACCCAGCCCTCCCCCCTAGACCAGCCAAGTGCCAGGGCCTCCAGCCGGATGGAGAACTGGCAGGGGGTGCGGGGCGCGGATTTCCCTGAAGGGGTCATTTCTGGGAGGACAAAGGAGGGAGCAGAGGCCAAGTTTGATCTCTGGGATGGTCAGAGCTGGTCAGCCTGGGATGGTCATAGGAAGAAGCTTCCCGGCTGGCAGTCCTCCCAGGCAGGGAGCTTGTCACGGAAGATCTTAAGATGTATCTGTCCCTGTCAGCCAGTCTGCCACCATCAGTCAGATGCCACGGCTCTATAGAGCCACCAGGGGATGACGCCCCTGTGGCCGAGCCACTCACTACCTCCATCCTGTTGCCCCCACCACCTTGCTGACGCTACCAGAGGAGCCACGGTTCTTTGTATTGGGCAAAACTCAACACTTCAGGTGGTCTCTGGGCTCAGGCACCAGCTCACCCTCCCCAGAGGGTCAGGGTTGGGACCCACGCTAGTGTTTACTGCTAGTGTCCAGCTACAGACCCACAGGACATGGCACTGGGCTCCAACCCATGCTCTCTCAGTGTCCAGCTGTGAGAGCTTGGGCCAAGCCACTTCTCAGAGACCCTGTTATCCTCTGATAGCATATGTGGAATAGTGACTCAGTCTCCAGTGGGCCTTCCATGCTGGATGGTAACCAAGCTGGCATCAGGGGTGACGTCCCCAGCCTGGTGTGACCCTAGGCTGGGAGGAAGTTGTCTGCAGAACCTATATCTGCACAGAGCCAGCTTCTTTTGCATGCTGGGAATGAACAGATTTAGCAGAAGTCTGTGGTATCATGCTAAGAGGACTACCCAATCCTGGGCCCAGAAGGGGACAGGTATGGGCCCTGCCTCCCCATAGTCCGTTTGG from Zalophus californianus isolate mZalCal1 chromosome 11, mZalCal1.pri.v2, whole genome shotgun sequence harbors:
- the IL10RA gene encoding interleukin-10 receptor subunit alpha isoform X2 — protein: MLPRLVVLLEVLLSLRLGSCARDLPSPLSAWFEAEFFSHVLHWTPIPKPSNSTYYEVELLRYGLEPWKSIPSCSQTQVSFCDLTMVTLDLYHNNGYRAKVRTVDGNQYSNWTFTNTRFSVDEVTLTIGSVKLEVHNGIILGKIQPPRPKIAPAGDTYESIFQHFREYEIQIRKVPGNYTFTKEKVKHEDFSLSPPGDLGEFCVKVKPSLSSRLNKGVWSKEECVVLTRQYFTTTNLSIFFTFVLLLCGALAYCLALHLYVWRRRKLPTVLVFEKPQASSFVSQLPCPEPQDAIHPLDEEAFPQVSPELKNSELHGSTDSGFGSAKPSLQNEELQFLLPAPHPQAGGTAGKGAPLELEGSSGSSSSTDSGICLQEPGLSPSTGPSWERQVGDSSPGQDDSGIGLVQNSEGQPGDGQGGSALGPVNAAGPEEPEEEDPASVAFRGYLKQTRCTEEKAAKTGCLEEEPSSTDSLGPRFRMCLDAEAGWPLPVLAKGYLKQDPGMTVTPSGTSTVQWDQPTEEWSLLGLTSCADLGASDWSLAHDLAPMDRVAAPGGLLGSFDSNLVTLPLISSLHSNE
- the IL10RA gene encoding interleukin-10 receptor subunit alpha isoform X1, whose product is MLPRLVVLLEVLLSLRLGSCARGTDLPSPLSAWFEAEFFSHVLHWTPIPKPSNSTYYEVELLRYGLEPWKSIPSCSQTQVSFCDLTMVTLDLYHNNGYRAKVRTVDGNQYSNWTFTNTRFSVDEVTLTIGSVKLEVHNGIILGKIQPPRPKIAPAGDTYESIFQHFREYEIQIRKVPGNYTFTKEKVKHEDFSLSPPGDLGEFCVKVKPSLSSRLNKGVWSKEECVVLTRQYFTTTNLSIFFTFVLLLCGALAYCLALHLYVWRRRKLPTVLVFEKPQASSFVSQLPCPEPQDAIHPLDEEAFPQVSPELKNSELHGSTDSGFGSAKPSLQNEELQFLLPAPHPQAGGTAGKGAPLELEGSSGSSSSTDSGICLQEPGLSPSTGPSWERQVGDSSPGQDDSGIGLVQNSEGQPGDGQGGSALGPVNAAGPEEPEEEDPASVAFRGYLKQTRCTEEKAAKTGCLEEEPSSTDSLGPRFRMCLDAEAGWPLPVLAKGYLKQDPGMTVTPSGTSTVQWDQPTEEWSLLGLTSCADLGASDWSLAHDLAPMDRVAAPGGLLGSFDSNLVTLPLISSLHSNE